In Leptodesmis sichuanensis A121, the following are encoded in one genomic region:
- a CDS encoding glycosyltransferase, with product MKIALVHDYLTQRGGAERVFELLCKRFPEADIYTSLYDPKHTIDLGDRLVNTTVLQKIPGAARYFRLMAPFYFPAFRALDLQAYDLIISSSTSFAKGVKKRPGATHICFCHNVTRFLWDTQTYLRDFRRYQHFYPLIEQVFQVMRKFDLKYAQEPDFYIANSSTVAERIRRVYGKPSLVINYPIDTQRFTFSAQKDEFYLASARLISYKRLDVIVEAFNWLGWPLKIMGDGPERERLQAQARPNVEFVGHVSDRERMRLLARARSVVVAALEDYGLVPVEANASGTPVIAYGAGGVLDTQIPGETGVFFTRQSPEALQAALLNACHISWNYQKIRDHAISQFSEAAFFTKVEQAIDQVCPLA from the coding sequence ATGAAGATTGCTCTAGTTCACGACTATTTAACTCAACGAGGAGGAGCAGAGCGGGTTTTTGAACTGCTTTGCAAACGTTTTCCAGAGGCCGATATCTATACCTCTCTCTATGATCCCAAGCACACGATCGACTTGGGCGATCGCCTCGTCAATACCACCGTTCTGCAAAAGATTCCGGGAGCTGCGAGATATTTCCGACTGATGGCTCCCTTCTACTTTCCGGCCTTTCGGGCGCTGGATTTGCAGGCTTATGACCTGATTATCAGTAGCAGTACCAGTTTTGCCAAAGGAGTGAAAAAGCGCCCCGGTGCAACTCACATCTGTTTCTGTCACAATGTCACTCGTTTTCTCTGGGATACCCAGACCTATCTACGTGACTTCCGCCGCTATCAACACTTCTATCCCCTGATTGAACAGGTCTTTCAGGTGATGCGCAAGTTTGACCTGAAGTATGCTCAGGAACCTGACTTTTATATTGCTAACTCCAGCACGGTTGCAGAGCGCATCCGGCGAGTGTATGGCAAGCCCTCACTGGTGATTAACTATCCCATTGATACACAACGTTTCACCTTCTCTGCTCAGAAGGATGAATTCTATTTAGCCTCTGCTCGCTTGATCAGCTACAAGCGCTTAGATGTGATTGTTGAAGCCTTCAATTGGCTGGGCTGGCCACTGAAGATTATGGGAGATGGGCCAGAACGGGAACGTCTGCAAGCGCAAGCTCGACCTAATGTGGAGTTTGTCGGCCATGTCAGCGATCGGGAACGGATGCGATTGTTGGCCAGGGCGCGATCGGTGGTGGTGGCGGCTCTGGAAGATTACGGCCTGGTGCCTGTAGAAGCCAATGCCAGTGGCACCCCGGTGATTGCCTATGGAGCCGGAGGCGTGCTGGATACTCAAATTCCTGGGGAAACGGGGGTCTTCTTCACTCGACAGTCTCCCGAAGCTCTCCAGGCTGCTCTTTTAAATGCCTGTCATATTTCCTGGAACTACCAGAAGATCCGCGATCATGCCATCAGTCAATTTTCTGAGGCGGCTTTCTTCACCAAAGTAGAACAGGCCATAGACCAGGTTTGTCCACTGGCTTGA
- the hepC gene encoding heterocyst development glycosyltransferase HepC gives MNHSSHSLKVLPKSLPTSVSNFVNYSLLWRQRKLIVRFASDRYGSWNFPPCSRSDWLVDCLQRSPVKLVKLDLSLGETNLKTWADACHKANKVAYVRLPATAQLPQKQHPFNWRLKRLFDWLIAALLLVLLSPVMAWVALLITWFSPGPIFFYQWRVGERGKLFKIIKFRTMDIGAEQLHHQVMGSQEGLHKLKDDPRITALGRWIRRYSLDELPQLLNVLKGEMSLVGPRPWALYDAIRISPDLQHRLNALPGITGAWQVEARATMRDLSTVNRGDLRYLHGWSLWKDFRFLLLTIPKVIAGFGAY, from the coding sequence ATGAACCACTCCTCTCATTCTCTCAAGGTATTACCAAAATCTCTTCCTACTTCAGTGAGCAACTTCGTGAACTACAGCTTACTCTGGCGACAACGGAAATTAATTGTCCGTTTTGCCAGCGATCGATATGGCAGTTGGAATTTCCCTCCCTGTAGCCGTTCGGACTGGTTGGTGGATTGTTTGCAGCGATCGCCAGTGAAGTTGGTGAAGCTGGATCTGAGTCTGGGCGAAACGAATTTAAAGACCTGGGCTGATGCCTGTCACAAAGCCAATAAGGTGGCCTATGTACGGTTGCCGGCTACGGCTCAACTGCCCCAGAAGCAGCATCCCTTTAACTGGCGACTCAAACGTCTTTTTGATTGGCTGATTGCGGCACTACTGCTGGTTCTTCTAAGTCCAGTCATGGCCTGGGTTGCTCTGCTCATTACCTGGTTCTCACCGGGGCCAATTTTCTTCTATCAATGGCGGGTGGGAGAGCGGGGTAAACTGTTCAAAATCATCAAGTTTCGCACGATGGATATTGGTGCAGAACAATTGCATCATCAGGTGATGGGATCCCAGGAAGGACTGCACAAGCTCAAAGATGATCCCCGAATTACGGCTTTAGGCCGCTGGATCCGGCGGTATAGCCTGGATGAGTTACCCCAGTTATTGAATGTTCTGAAAGGCGAAATGAGTTTAGTGGGGCCTCGTCCCTGGGCGTTGTATGATGCCATCCGCATCAGCCCCGACTTGCAACATCGGTTGAATGCCTTACCGGGCATTACGGGAGCCTGGCAGGTTGAAGCCAGAGCCACCATGCGAGACTTAAGTACAGTCAACCGGGGTGATCTGCGGTACTTACACGGTTGGTCTTTGTGGAAGGACTTTAGATTCTTGCTGCTCACCATTCCTAAAGTGATTGCCGGATTTGGAGCCTACTAA
- a CDS encoding GumC family protein — protein sequence MQATQPYLHPVAESEPGYGQLLAVLVRRRFWVLGALIAAIGIGALYTLRKEPTYISSMQLLVEPNYQGKQGSQSGLTSEFSDTKVEIDDATQINLMQSSNLLRKAMKLLQVKYPDINPSNPGSVAQFKKAVSVGQVSSTGKNPVGTKIFQVTYTDNDPLRTQDALQALQKVYLDYNLEQQKVRLIRGLSFVNQQLPQANRKVKEAEAALEKFRREQELIDPEFQAKTQAEAWNRIQQERQTTQTQLQELQSRYANLQRQLALSPQQAVIAARLSQSPRYQALLNEIQKTELSLVRQRLRFKDNTDFVQQVLNQRQKQMTLLQTEVQRVLGDSAAQANVNGGGLLSQGQLGGLDLTLVGQLVDTQVNLRATEARARSLEATEQQIRAQLKRFPQLLAEYGRLQPEVELSRDTLKQLLKAQQDIGLEIARGGFDWQIVEAPGYGLKTGPDMKRNLLLAAVAGLFLGSLAAFAREAADDAVHSSDELKKQTQVPLLGMMPELSLSLESEDDKPLLNLPFSKAAPTTQPTIAQVLQWQPFRESLDLLYQNLQLLSTAANPLKSIMVTSALAGEGKSTLVLGLAISAARLHQRVLLIDADLRRPSLHELLNLPNDQGLSTLLASDAPIPTHIGMQDSKLRNNISVITAGPSPADPAKLLSSQRLRDVITTFEQIYDLVLLDVPPVLGMVDAMLVASCCSGAVMVGRLDRVTRSELTQATTMLNQLNVIGVVANGANYQIRGQENQRSKRDRSVN from the coding sequence ATGCAAGCAACCCAACCCTATTTACATCCAGTGGCTGAATCTGAACCGGGCTACGGCCAGTTGCTGGCGGTATTAGTGCGCCGACGTTTCTGGGTATTGGGAGCATTGATTGCCGCGATCGGGATAGGCGCACTTTACACGCTGCGGAAGGAACCGACTTACATTAGTTCCATGCAATTGCTGGTAGAACCGAACTATCAGGGCAAGCAAGGATCTCAAAGCGGATTAACGAGTGAATTTTCTGACACGAAAGTTGAAATTGATGATGCCACTCAAATTAACCTGATGCAGAGTTCCAATTTATTGCGTAAAGCCATGAAACTGCTGCAGGTGAAGTATCCGGATATTAACCCCAGCAATCCGGGAAGTGTTGCCCAATTTAAAAAGGCTGTCAGTGTTGGGCAGGTTTCTAGCACTGGTAAAAACCCAGTTGGCACCAAGATCTTTCAGGTCACTTATACCGACAACGACCCTCTGAGAACTCAGGATGCTTTGCAGGCGTTGCAAAAAGTCTACCTGGACTACAATCTGGAACAACAAAAAGTCCGATTGATCCGGGGGTTGTCCTTTGTGAATCAGCAGTTGCCCCAGGCGAATCGGAAAGTAAAGGAGGCAGAAGCGGCTCTGGAGAAGTTTCGTCGCGAACAGGAGTTAATTGACCCAGAATTTCAAGCAAAAACTCAAGCTGAAGCCTGGAACCGGATCCAACAAGAACGACAAACCACGCAGACTCAGCTTCAAGAATTACAGAGCCGCTATGCAAACTTGCAACGGCAACTGGCTTTGTCTCCCCAACAGGCGGTGATTGCGGCCCGTCTGAGCCAGTCTCCTCGCTATCAAGCGTTGTTGAATGAGATTCAAAAGACGGAACTTTCCTTAGTGCGGCAACGTCTTCGATTTAAGGACAATACCGACTTTGTGCAGCAGGTTTTGAATCAACGTCAAAAACAAATGACCCTGTTGCAAACTGAAGTTCAACGGGTGCTGGGAGACAGCGCTGCTCAAGCCAATGTCAACGGCGGTGGGCTGCTCTCACAAGGACAGTTAGGCGGTTTGGACTTAACATTAGTGGGGCAACTGGTAGATACTCAGGTGAATTTGCGAGCGACGGAAGCTCGTGCCCGTAGCTTAGAAGCAACGGAACAACAGATTCGGGCTCAGTTAAAGCGGTTTCCCCAGTTGCTGGCTGAATATGGGCGATTGCAACCGGAGGTGGAACTATCACGAGACACCCTCAAGCAATTGCTAAAAGCTCAGCAGGACATTGGCTTGGAAATTGCTCGCGGTGGATTTGATTGGCAGATTGTGGAAGCGCCAGGTTACGGCCTGAAAACCGGGCCTGACATGAAGAGGAATCTTCTGCTGGCGGCTGTAGCAGGGCTATTTCTAGGAAGCTTAGCGGCCTTTGCCAGAGAAGCAGCAGATGATGCTGTTCATAGTTCTGATGAGTTAAAGAAACAAACTCAGGTGCCTTTATTAGGCATGATGCCAGAGTTATCTCTATCTCTGGAATCTGAGGATGATAAGCCGTTACTCAATCTGCCTTTTAGTAAAGCTGCGCCAACCACTCAACCCACGATCGCTCAGGTGCTTCAGTGGCAGCCATTCCGCGAATCCCTCGATTTGCTGTATCAAAATCTGCAACTCTTGAGCACTGCGGCGAACCCGTTGAAATCGATCATGGTGACATCTGCCTTAGCAGGAGAAGGGAAATCTACCCTGGTCTTGGGTCTGGCAATTAGTGCCGCCCGCTTGCATCAACGAGTGCTGCTGATTGATGCCGATTTACGCCGTCCCAGCCTGCATGAATTACTCAATCTACCCAATGATCAGGGATTGTCTACTTTACTGGCCAGCGATGCTCCGATTCCAACTCACATTGGAATGCAGGATTCTAAGCTGCGTAATAATATTTCTGTGATCACTGCAGGGCCAAGTCCGGCGGATCCAGCTAAGTTATTGAGTTCCCAACGGTTGCGAGACGTGATCACCACGTTTGAGCAAATTTATGATCTGGTATTGCTAGATGTACCACCTGTTTTGGGCATGGTAGATGCTATGTTGGTGGCTTCTTGCTGTAGCGGTGCGGTGATGGTGGGACGGCTCGATCGCGTAACCCGCTCTGAACTGACCCAGGCCACTACCATGCTTAACCAGTTAAATGTCATCGGGGTAGTTGCCAATGGAGCGAATTATCAGATTCGCGGCCAAGAAAACCAGCGATCAAAACGCGATCGCTCAGTAAATTAA